The following proteins are encoded in a genomic region of Methylococcales bacterium:
- a CDS encoding heavy metal translocating P-type ATPase, which yields MPLPIVGVILAGGCVYVANKIRQRRQNNKITKNPNEQPSTLLNSLSIDKTVKSEEEIEINKNILLASGLTGLTIGGALGFPILTFLSIPGIFYFQIPFIKRAYCELTQEHKVGSAALDGVISVTMLSMQYFFASALFFTMYHASRKILLKTEDASRHSLIDIWGTTPQSVWIEREGVEVEIDFEQLELGDIIVINAGETIPVDGTIEKGIGNVDQHILTGESQLAEKTVKDTVFASTVLLSGRLYIKVDKAGTETVAAKIKHILNNTTDFKSSLQARGEQISEKAALPTLILGVITFPILGAASAAAVLLASFGSQMRITAPISILNFLKVASDHSILIKDGRALESLHTVDTVVFDKTGTLTQERPHIKAIHGCSQQSENEIIRFAAAAEYKQKHPIALAILDEAQALNIELPNIDDASYEVGYGLKVTLDGQLIRVGSLRFMTMENITIPASIKTLQEKSLADSSSLVYVAVDEQLSGAIELEATIRPEAQQIIDDLHALGKRVMIISGDHEKPTQQLAQQLGIDEYFAETLPENKAALIEGLQKEGRSVCFVGDGINDTIALKKANVSVSLSGASSIATDTAQVILMDESLRQLPYLFDLAGHLDKNLRIGFMTGLIPGIICVGGVYVFQIGVITAGMLYNIGLSAGVGNAMLAKLKTKKE from the coding sequence ATGCCATTACCTATCGTGGGTGTCATCCTTGCTGGAGGATGTGTTTATGTTGCTAATAAAATTCGTCAAAGACGGCAAAATAATAAAATAACTAAGAATCCTAATGAACAGCCCTCAACGCTGTTAAATAGTCTATCTATTGATAAAACGGTCAAAAGTGAAGAAGAAATTGAAATTAATAAAAATATTTTATTAGCGTCGGGGTTGACAGGGCTGACGATAGGGGGGGCTTTAGGATTCCCCATTCTAACTTTTTTAAGTATACCTGGAATTTTTTATTTTCAAATACCTTTTATTAAGCGTGCATACTGTGAACTAACACAAGAACATAAGGTAGGTTCTGCGGCACTTGATGGGGTTATTAGTGTGACGATGCTAAGTATGCAATATTTTTTTGCATCGGCATTATTTTTTACTATGTACCATGCTAGTCGAAAAATTTTATTAAAAACAGAAGATGCTTCACGTCATAGTCTCATTGATATTTGGGGAACTACGCCGCAATCTGTTTGGATTGAACGCGAAGGCGTTGAAGTAGAAATTGACTTTGAACAGTTAGAACTAGGCGATATTATTGTTATCAATGCAGGGGAGACGATTCCTGTTGATGGCACTATTGAAAAAGGCATCGGTAATGTTGACCAGCATATATTAACGGGCGAGTCTCAACTAGCAGAAAAAACTGTAAAAGATACGGTATTTGCTTCCACGGTTTTATTGTCAGGTCGGTTGTATATAAAAGTTGATAAAGCGGGTACTGAAACCGTTGCGGCAAAAATTAAACATATTTTAAATAATACCACTGATTTTAAATCCTCTTTACAAGCGAGAGGTGAACAGATATCTGAAAAAGCAGCCCTACCTACCTTAATTTTAGGGGTAATTACCTTTCCTATTTTAGGGGCAGCAAGTGCGGCAGCGGTTTTATTGGCTTCATTTGGCAGTCAAATGCGAATTACCGCGCCTATTAGTATTTTAAACTTTCTAAAAGTGGCCTCGGATCATAGCATTCTCATTAAAGATGGACGCGCCTTAGAATCCTTACATACGGTGGATACGGTCGTTTTTGATAAAACAGGAACATTGACGCAAGAACGCCCCCATATTAAAGCCATTCATGGTTGTTCGCAACAGTCTGAAAATGAAATTATTCGTTTTGCAGCAGCGGCAGAATACAAACAAAAACATCCGATTGCATTGGCTATTCTTGATGAAGCACAGGCATTAAATATAGAATTGCCGAACATTGATGATGCAAGCTACGAAGTGGGTTATGGGTTAAAGGTTACACTTGACGGTCAATTAATTAGAGTTGGAAGTCTTCGCTTTATGACGATGGAAAATATTACTATTCCAGCGAGTATTAAAACCTTACAGGAAAAAAGCTTAGCCGATAGTTCATCTTTAGTCTACGTCGCCGTTGATGAACAGTTAAGTGGTGCGATTGAATTAGAAGCCACTATTCGTCCTGAAGCTCAACAAATTATTGATGATTTGCATGCACTGGGTAAACGGGTGATGATTATTTCAGGCGATCATGAAAAACCCACACAGCAACTTGCTCAACAATTGGGAATTGATGAATATTTTGCTGAAACTTTACCTGAAAATAAAGCGGCACTCATTGAAGGCTTACAAAAAGAAGGGCGTTCAGTTTGTTTTGTCGGCGATGGCATTAATGACACCATCGCGTTGAAAAAAGCCAATGTATCGGTTTCTTTAAGTGGTGCATCATCTATTGCTACGGATACCGCTCAAGTTATTTTAATGGATGAAAGCTTACGACAACTTCCTTATTTGTTTGATCTTGCAGGACACCTTGATAAAAACTTACGCATTGGATTTATGACCGGTCTTATTCCTGGTATCATTTGTGTAGGGGGCGTTTATGTGTTTCAAATTGGGGTGATAACCGCAGGAATGCTTTATAACATAGGCTTAAGTGCTGGGGTTGGTAATGCCATGTTAGCCAAATTAAAAACTAAAAAAGAATGA
- a CDS encoding 2Fe-2S iron-sulfur cluster-binding protein, whose amino-acid sequence MISFILNDKVVNTDLSEGSVLLDFLRQSQRLVGTKEGCREGDCGACLVLVGEKKYDEVSYLRACLHKIKNQAG is encoded by the coding sequence ATGATTTCATTTATTTTAAACGATAAAGTCGTTAATACAGACTTATCAGAAGGAAGTGTTCTGTTAGATTTTTTACGTCAATCACAGCGATTAGTCGGCACGAAAGAAGGCTGTCGAGAAGGCGATTGCGGAGCGTGTTTAGTCTTAGTGGGCGAAAAAAAATATGACGAGGTGTCTTATCTACGAGCTTGTTTACACAAGATTAAAAATCAAGCTGGCTGA
- a CDS encoding restriction endonuclease subunit S: MQVSVVAFQRLNHEFRIDAEYYREEVLNKLNVLDKHNKDDLENLVDFVIGPFGSTVTVDQYSDNSDYRYVRNKDINDFLIKDVDLALIPKAVYEELPKYHIRENDLLITVVGTLGKVAIATKKDTNSIFSCKSTIIRTRNINPFYLLTYLNTNTGKLFSLRGKRGAIQEGLNLPDLKEIQVFIPSNEFQKQIEAIIKLSFDGTKKATGLFEEAQNILLSELGLTHWQPKHQLTFIKNYSDTQKSGRIDAEYYQPKYDEIIKAIKSYSGGWDTLGNLVHLKDKNYTPKSDKEYKYLELSNIAGNGEITGCMYEFGNELPSRARRIVASGDVIVSSIEGSLSSIALVGREYNNVLCSTGFYVIRSNSFNSETLLVLMKSIAGQMLLKKGCNGTILTAINKDEFKNIVLPKITEEKQLEIQQKVTESFNLRKQSKHLLESAKKAVEMAIEQDEQTAIKWLKKQGVSQQKNKGSASKKTRGQPNKGSASLIFRPK; the protein is encoded by the coding sequence ATGCAGGTTTCAGTGGTAGCGTTTCAAAGACTCAATCACGAATTTAGGATTGATGCCGAATACTATAGAGAAGAAGTCCTAAATAAACTTAATGTGTTAGACAAACACAACAAAGACGATTTAGAGAATTTAGTAGATTTTGTTATCGGCCCCTTTGGGTCAACGGTAACAGTAGACCAATATTCAGATAATTCAGATTATAGATATGTCAGAAATAAAGACATAAATGATTTTTTGATAAAAGATGTTGATCTGGCACTTATACCAAAGGCTGTTTATGAAGAGCTACCAAAATATCATATTAGAGAAAATGATTTATTGATTACAGTTGTCGGTACACTTGGAAAAGTTGCTATCGCAACAAAAAAAGATACCAACTCAATATTTAGCTGTAAAAGCACAATTATAAGAACAAGGAATATAAATCCGTTTTATCTACTAACTTATCTCAACACGAATACAGGGAAATTGTTTTCCCTTAGAGGAAAGCGTGGGGCAATACAAGAGGGGCTAAACCTTCCAGATCTTAAAGAAATCCAAGTTTTTATCCCATCTAATGAATTTCAAAAGCAAATTGAAGCAATAATAAAACTGTCATTCGATGGCACTAAAAAAGCAACAGGATTATTTGAAGAAGCTCAAAACATCCTCCTATCCGAACTCGGCTTAACCCACTGGCAACCTAAACACCAGCTGACCTTTATTAAAAACTATTCCGACACCCAGAAATCGGGACGCATAGACGCAGAATACTACCAGCCTAAATATGATGAAATCATCAAGGCGATAAAAAGCTATTCGGGTGGTTGGGATACTTTGGGTAATCTCGTTCACCTTAAAGACAAAAACTATACCCCAAAATCAGACAAGGAATACAAATATCTTGAACTTTCCAATATTGCGGGAAATGGCGAAATAACAGGGTGCATGTACGAATTTGGTAATGAATTGCCAAGCAGGGCAAGGCGTATCGTTGCATCAGGTGATGTGATTGTTTCGTCTATAGAGGGTTCTTTATCAAGTATTGCTTTAGTTGGGAGGGAATATAACAATGTCTTATGTTCAACAGGTTTTTATGTCATTAGATCAAACTCTTTTAACTCAGAAACATTGTTGGTGTTAATGAAAAGCATTGCAGGTCAAATGTTATTAAAAAAAGGGTGTAATGGAACAATTTTAACCGCAATAAACAAAGATGAATTTAAGAATATTGTCTTGCCTAAAATTACAGAGGAAAAGCAATTAGAAATCCAACAAAAAGTCACAGAATCATTTAACCTACGAAAACAATCCAAGCACCTGTTAGAGAGTGCAAAAAAAGCCGTAGAAATGGCAATAGAGCAAGACGAACAAACAGCAATAAAATGGTTAAAAAAACAAGGGGTCAGCCAGCAAAAAAACAAGGGGTCAGCCAGCAAAAAAACAAGGGGTCAGCCAAACAAGGGGTCAGCCAGCTTGATTTTTCGACCTAAATAA
- a CDS encoding XdhC family protein, with protein MSHTVYIVVLDERADLHTFKNNHDADKKITCSYHDVHTHILEKSRNYVVIVTPNHRTDEIVLKQLLEKKLSYLGLMGSPAKIKRIFTTLKQAGISPEKLSQLQIPIGLPIRSHTPTEIAISIAAEIILFKNKVN; from the coding sequence TTGTCACATACTGTTTATATTGTGGTGTTAGATGAGCGTGCTGATCTTCACACCTTTAAAAATAATCATGATGCGGATAAAAAGATAACCTGTTCTTATCATGATGTTCATACCCATATTTTAGAAAAATCACGAAATTATGTCGTCATTGTGACCCCAAATCATCGTACAGATGAGATTGTTTTAAAGCAACTGCTTGAAAAAAAACTATCGTATTTAGGATTGATGGGAAGTCCTGCGAAAATTAAACGAATTTTTACGACGCTTAAACAAGCAGGTATTTCGCCTGAAAAATTATCTCAGCTTCAAATTCCTATTGGTTTACCGATAAGAAGTCACACCCCTACTGAAATTGCCATTAGCATTGCGGCAGAAATAATATTATTTAAAAATAAAGTGAATTAA
- a CDS encoding FMN-binding protein, giving the protein MSESSEQQPQFPKSTTLISTLGIIAMIAGLLVVVVYEYTQPIIAENQRVATENAIFKVLPTAKTRLTFLVDNNSLKQVDDKATGELLYAGYDSHKQLVGIALNAAAQGYQDVVKLLYSYQPETGCITAYDVLKSTETPGFGTKITTDEDFLANFNCLQAAVNEAQTGLENSIKTVRHGTKKHPFEIDAISGSTITSNAVGRMLNQSGQRLHPLVEKNLILLKHPKHP; this is encoded by the coding sequence ATGAGTGAATCCTCGGAACAACAACCGCAATTTCCTAAAAGCACCACACTCATTAGTACCCTAGGGATCATTGCGATGATAGCGGGATTATTAGTGGTGGTGGTTTATGAATATACCCAACCTATTATTGCTGAAAATCAGCGTGTTGCCACGGAAAATGCTATTTTTAAGGTTCTACCAACAGCAAAAACACGTCTGACTTTTTTGGTAGACAATAATAGCCTGAAACAAGTGGATGATAAAGCCACAGGGGAATTACTTTATGCAGGCTATGATAGTCATAAACAACTGGTAGGGATCGCACTAAATGCAGCCGCACAAGGGTATCAAGATGTGGTTAAATTACTTTATAGTTACCAGCCAGAAACAGGCTGTATTACCGCTTATGATGTGTTAAAAAGTACAGAAACACCAGGATTTGGGACAAAAATTACCACAGATGAGGATTTTTTAGCGAATTTTAATTGTTTACAAGCCGCAGTTAATGAGGCGCAAACAGGACTTGAAAATAGCATAAAAACCGTACGCCATGGCACTAAAAAACACCCTTTTGAAATTGATGCGATTTCAGGCTCAACGATTACCTCAAATGCCGTGGGTCGAATGCTTAATCAAAGTGGGCAACGACTACATCCCTTAGTTGAAAAAAATTTAATTCTTCTAAAACACCCTAAACACCCTTAA
- the rsxE gene encoding electron transport complex subunit RsxE, with the protein MSALEKAETPLTMDVFTAGLWKENPVFVMMLGLCPTLAVTNTLENSLGMSVATLFVLVGSNALVSALRNFIPKQIRIIAYIIIIATFVTVVDYLIQAVSLDLHNKLGAFIQLIVVNCLILGRAEAYASKNGFTKSVVSALGMGLGFTLALMALGGVRELLGAGQLLGYQVFSLNFEPWVVMILPPGGFIVLGSWLLLFNYLQQRKIDQLTLTNEASHCSIHSN; encoded by the coding sequence ATGTCGGCATTGGAAAAAGCAGAAACCCCTTTAACTATGGATGTCTTTACCGCAGGTTTGTGGAAAGAAAACCCTGTATTTGTGATGATGTTAGGGTTATGTCCTACGTTGGCCGTCACTAATACCCTAGAAAACTCATTGGGTATGAGTGTTGCCACCCTTTTTGTTTTGGTCGGCTCGAATGCCTTAGTGTCCGCCTTACGAAATTTTATACCGAAACAAATTCGTATCATTGCTTATATTATTATTATTGCTACGTTTGTAACCGTCGTTGATTATTTAATTCAAGCGGTTAGTTTAGATTTGCATAATAAATTGGGGGCCTTTATACAATTAATTGTGGTGAATTGTCTCATTTTAGGGCGCGCAGAAGCGTATGCGTCTAAAAATGGATTTACAAAGTCAGTGGTTAGTGCGTTAGGAATGGGCTTAGGATTTACATTAGCCTTAATGGCGTTAGGCGGTGTTCGAGAATTATTAGGCGCGGGACAGCTTTTGGGTTATCAAGTGTTTAGTCTTAATTTTGAACCGTGGGTGGTGATGATTTTACCACCAGGGGGGTTTATTGTTCTGGGATCGTGGTTACTTTTATTTAATTATCTACAGCAACGAAAAATAGATCAGTTGACGCTTACGAATGAAGCAAGCCATTGTTCCATTCATTCTAATTAA
- a CDS encoding ASCH domain-containing protein produces MTDYPEKTCEIANLVKHPKLVEATLAGRKTQQRRDGVYAYPDETFDLEGVTFKVTALDRQRLGDMTDADAQAEGYPSLAMYKNIILNMHAGMTWNEDDLVWVHCFEKA; encoded by the coding sequence ATGACTGATTATCCTGAAAAAACCTGTGAAATTGCCAATTTAGTAAAACACCCTAAATTAGTTGAAGCAACTTTAGCGGGTCGTAAAACCCAACAACGCCGTGATGGCGTTTATGCCTATCCTGATGAAACTTTTGACTTAGAGGGGGTCACGTTTAAAGTAACGGCTTTAGATCGCCAACGCTTAGGGGATATGACCGATGCAGATGCACAAGCCGAAGGCTATCCTTCTTTGGCGATGTATAAAAATATTATTTTAAATATGCACGCAGGAATGACGTGGAATGAAGATGATCTAGTTTGGGTACATTGCTTCGAGAAAGCGTAA